Proteins from one Nitrobacteraceae bacterium AZCC 2146 genomic window:
- a CDS encoding NAD(P)-dependent dehydrogenase (short-subunit alcohol dehydrogenase family) (product_source=COG1028; cath_funfam=3.40.50.720; cog=COG1028; ko=KO:K21883; pfam=PF13561; superfamily=51735) — MNKIDLNGRCAVVTGGAQGFGRAITERFVASGAKVAIWDHDIAFAERTAKEIGPQVTAFKVDVSDLAAVESARDATLKALGKIDILVNNAGIAGVNKPVWETDLEEWRKVLRINLDGPFICCKAIVPTMVKQNYGRIVNIASIAGKEGNPNAAHYSASKAGLIALTKSLGKELAGYEIAVNAITPAAAKTAIFDQMTQQHIDFMLSKIPKGRFVLVEELAAMAAWLASEDCAFSTGAVFDISGGRATY; from the coding sequence ATGAACAAGATCGATCTGAACGGCCGTTGCGCCGTGGTTACCGGCGGCGCGCAGGGGTTTGGCCGCGCCATCACGGAACGCTTCGTGGCATCCGGCGCGAAGGTCGCGATCTGGGATCATGACATCGCCTTTGCCGAAAGGACCGCAAAAGAGATCGGGCCGCAAGTGACAGCGTTCAAGGTCGATGTTTCCGATCTCGCCGCAGTCGAGAGCGCGCGCGACGCGACGCTGAAGGCGCTCGGCAAGATCGACATCCTGGTCAACAATGCCGGGATTGCCGGCGTCAACAAGCCGGTGTGGGAAACCGACCTGGAGGAATGGCGCAAGGTGCTGCGCATCAATCTCGACGGCCCGTTCATCTGCTGCAAGGCGATCGTGCCGACGATGGTGAAACAGAACTACGGTCGCATCGTCAATATTGCGTCCATCGCCGGTAAGGAAGGCAATCCGAACGCGGCGCACTACTCCGCATCCAAGGCCGGTTTGATCGCGCTGACGAAGTCGCTCGGCAAGGAACTGGCGGGCTACGAGATCGCGGTCAATGCGATCACGCCGGCGGCGGCGAAGACCGCGATCTTCGACCAGATGACGCAGCAGCATATCGACTTCATGCTGTCGAAGATTCCGAAGGGACGTTTCGTGCTGGTGGAAGAACTGGCGGCGATGGCCGCGTGGCTGGCATCGGAGGACTGCGCGTTTTCGACCGGCGCGGTGTTCGATATTTCCGGCGGACGCGCGACGTATTGA
- a CDS encoding protein TonB (product_source=KO:K03832; cath_funfam=3.30.1150.10; cog=COG0810; ko=KO:K03832; pfam=PF13103; superfamily=74653; tigrfam=TIGR01352; transmembrane_helix_parts=Inside_1_12,TMhelix_13_35,Outside_36_263) gives MSDLDAKKPSRRLWMIAALCAVLLHVGGIALAVVQMETEDADDSLGAPAIEVGLEMMSPKLEATDLPPGPDTEASTASPAVAEQKAEVKESDLPKAIPQESEDPDRVVTTNDSKKPKEEEPEKQAVQQSASTESVAAEATAMPSSEAAVEGPRSVAPAQGSGDSARRVKVTWQKELVAHLDKHKRYPAERNQKTAEITVNFEIDRVGHVLSVSVVKSSGDTAFDEAALAMVRRSDPLPQPPPLIADEGLSFTLPVIFRVKGKG, from the coding sequence ATGTCCGACCTCGATGCAAAAAAGCCGTCACGACGGCTGTGGATGATCGCGGCGCTTTGCGCCGTGCTTCTGCATGTCGGCGGTATCGCGCTCGCGGTCGTACAGATGGAAACCGAGGACGCGGACGACTCGCTCGGCGCGCCGGCCATCGAGGTCGGGCTGGAGATGATGTCGCCGAAGCTCGAGGCTACCGATCTGCCGCCGGGGCCGGACACCGAGGCCTCCACCGCGTCACCGGCAGTTGCCGAGCAGAAGGCCGAGGTCAAGGAATCCGATCTGCCGAAGGCGATCCCGCAGGAAAGCGAAGATCCCGATCGCGTGGTGACCACCAACGATTCGAAGAAGCCGAAGGAAGAAGAGCCGGAGAAGCAGGCGGTTCAGCAGTCGGCTTCGACGGAATCCGTCGCCGCCGAGGCCACCGCGATGCCGAGCTCGGAAGCCGCCGTGGAAGGACCACGCTCGGTGGCGCCGGCGCAGGGTTCCGGCGACAGCGCGCGCCGCGTCAAGGTGACCTGGCAAAAGGAACTGGTCGCGCATCTCGACAAGCACAAGCGCTATCCCGCCGAGCGTAACCAGAAGACCGCCGAGATCACCGTCAACTTCGAGATCGACCGCGTCGGCCACGTATTGTCAGTGAGCGTCGTCAAGAGCTCCGGCGATACGGCGTTCGACGAAGCCGCACTGGCCATGGTTCGCCGCTCCGATCCCCTGCCGCAACCGCCGCCGCTGATCGCGGATGAGGGCCTGAGCTTCACGCTGCCGGTGATCTTTCGCGTCAAGGGCAAGGGCTAA
- a CDS encoding 2-keto-3-deoxy-L-fuconate dehydrogenase (product_source=KO:K18335; cath_funfam=3.40.50.720; cog=COG1028; ko=KO:K18335; pfam=PF13561; superfamily=51735) → MGDRLKGKRAFVTAGAVGIGRACALAFAREGATVFATDIDENKVSLLGKDGVSETAKLDVRDSAAVAAMAKRVGKVDILLNAAGFVHHGTVLECSDDEWDFSFDINVKSMHRTIRAFLPGMLESGHGSIVNIASAAGVFKAAPNRYVYGATKAAVAALTRAVATDFITKGIRCNCICPGTIETPSMLDRAAAAGPQGREMFVSRQPMGRLGTADEIASLAVYLASDESSFTTGVAHIIDGGWTL, encoded by the coding sequence TCGGCCGCGCTTGCGCGCTGGCTTTTGCGCGCGAGGGGGCAACAGTATTCGCCACCGATATCGACGAGAACAAGGTCTCGCTGCTGGGCAAGGACGGCGTCTCGGAAACGGCGAAACTCGACGTTCGCGACAGCGCCGCGGTCGCAGCCATGGCCAAGCGCGTCGGCAAGGTCGATATCCTGCTCAATGCGGCCGGCTTCGTGCATCACGGCACCGTGCTGGAATGCTCCGACGACGAATGGGATTTTTCCTTCGACATCAACGTCAAGTCGATGCACCGCACGATCCGTGCCTTCCTGCCGGGCATGCTGGAGAGCGGCCATGGCAGCATCGTCAACATCGCCTCGGCCGCCGGCGTGTTCAAGGCGGCGCCGAACCGCTACGTCTACGGCGCGACGAAAGCCGCGGTTGCGGCGCTGACGCGCGCGGTGGCGACCGACTTCATCACCAAGGGCATCCGCTGCAACTGCATCTGCCCCGGCACCATCGAGACGCCCTCGATGCTGGATCGCGCCGCCGCGGCGGGGCCGCAGGGCCGCGAGATGTTCGTCTCCAGGCAGCCGATGGGACGGCTCGGCACCGCCGACGAGATCGCTTCGCTGGCGGTCTATCTCGCCAGCGACGAGAGTTCCTTCACCACCGGCGTCGCCCACATCATCGACGGCGGCTGGACGCTGTAG